From Vicia villosa cultivar HV-30 ecotype Madison, WI unplaced genomic scaffold, Vvil1.0 ctg.000048F_1_1, whole genome shotgun sequence:
gtatgctcttgcgatgaattgacataactatgttgtagtataacttgatgtatgttttcttatgatgatacaatgttattgagatgatgataagtaccttccttatgatgaatgagataaagatgtatgtgatgatatgcatgattaataaagatgttgtatgctatatgcgattaattgtgcgtatttgatatgtatgagtcgacgatgatgccatgcgatgacttaacaatatatatgaaattgaatataatgtattatgatgattacttgaattaaggaatatgatgaatgtgttgatgttgttggcaatatgatgaatcgttgatgtttgttataatatgatgaatttgtggttgttgttaacatgatgaatttgttgtcgttgtCGCTAGTACGTGGAAATTGTTGTCGTtgtcgtagaccctatggtcaatgttgataagttgtattatgaTGTATTTTgaggtgaattattgttgtatgatgatgcaacatagtgacgtgattgagaagtgatgcattcttatgaatgatgatgattttgttgttgttgaagttcaaCATTAcattgataatgttcgatggtgatttagatgatgtCGTGACGTGTTAATTAtgtgtgttgtgtttgtgtggatgttacatttaatgagtcacatccattgcataaagaggcgatggccttaatggcaatagcgacggtggccttgatggcaaatagcgacggtgtgcccaatggcaaattttgagactgtgggagttttactccaatggtaccacatgcatttgcataagtcgagtcacatgtgaattgcatttgagtcttattttattatgtttgtggtgatgtgttgacttgatgatgagatgtttatcgtgatgtgttgggatcttacttgtgaattgcatatattgtcatggttgattgttgacattgttgccattccataagttgattatgttatttgaattgttgAGTCGATGATCTGTTGTCGTGACATGATGATAgcataattgtgaatttgaatatgttgtcttaactgattaatgatattgttgtcgttttgaaagttgtattatattgataagttgttttgcggtgaaacttgttgtaagatgttatgtgatgcgaagtggtgaaattatgtatgatctatatctcctatattatttatcatgcattcccttatattgtaagatatctcacccctttgctgatatttcccctaccatgggaaatgggcaggtactcaagattagtcgtggatgttcgaggttattgatgtgaagtctttatgttgctttacggctagtcgagttggtgtccattgctctaatacgtagcactcggggggattagtcgattattacttgattgttgtattctatgatgacatcccatctttgatgaagatttttaaatgcactctgattttcgcttataattacggggtagatttggggtgttacactcatGTTCCTTCCAAAAGGACAATGTAAGACACTATGCtcaatttttggaaatatttagtCAATTGTAAATCAATATTCCATTTTCCGAGAACTTCGAGTAAATGTCAACCTATGCAAAGTTCATGAAGGACATTCTTACAAAAAAGAGAATATAGATCAAGAAACAATAACTCTTTAAAATCGACGATGTTGTTTTCTAAATTATCATTATATCTAATGATTTTAACACTTAGCTTAAACATTTGATCATAAGATAGAGATGTTACCTCAGTGTCGTCGTTTTCTCTTGAAGCTTTGAAGTACACATGATCTTCTTCCCCGGATTCTCTTCTTTGAGAAGATACTTCATGAGAGTCTTCTGGCGCATTTTCGAAGATAttgttgaatatatatattttcaagtgtttttgaagttgtatcatatTTTATGTGATGAATCTCCAATTTTTCTTTCTGATCTTTAAATATTCTACTTGATGAAgttgtggatctatgtgcttgcaagtATGAAGACTGCAATAACCTATTTTTTTCCATAATCTCATGTAATTCTCAAAACATCACATCCACTTTTTTCATAaaattctctcattttttatcCTTCTCCATCCGCAAGCTTAATCAAAAGATAAATTGGTTTTTTCATTTTAACTATGTTTTCAACTTCCTCCAAAAAAAAATTCCACATGCAATTGTTTTAACAACTAAAGCCTCCATTTTTCTTGTATTGTCATCTTCTTTCTTAACCTGTTCTTTCCAAATATTAAACACAACAGTGATTGTTAGAGATTCACGACACACAAGAATACGCTTAAGAAGAATATAATGAGAAGTAAACCTAGTTTTGGGCACTTTTAGCAATTCCATATTTGAAAGTGCTTTAAATATAGTCAAAATTTAACTATGATTAAGTATGTCATAGGTATTTATCAGCCGATCAAATGATTCATCAAAGTATTTATGGttaaaattcaaattatgttCAATTTCTTAGCCAATCAAATGCTTCATCAAAGGTGGCTAATAAAGTTGTTAATTATGCAAAAACGGAGGGGAGGaattgtcttcttttcaaagtggGTTTCGAGAAGGCGTATGATAAAGTGAATTGGAATTTTTTAAGATTTATTTTGGAAAAAAtggggtttggtttggttttgaggagatggatggacatttTGATTTTTCAAAGTAAAATGTCGGTGTTGGTTAATGGTAGCCCTACTAAAGAGTTTGTGGTGGAGAAAAGTTTGAGGCAAGGTGATCCTTTATCCCCTATTCTCTTTGTTTTTGTAGCGGAGGCTTTAGCGGGGTTGGTTAGGAAGTCTTTAGAGATTGGTGATTATTGTGGTTTCGCCGTAAAAGGGAGGTGTGTGGTCGATATCCTTCAATTTGAGGATGACCCGTTGTTAATAGGGGGAGGCTCTTAGAAGCAAGTTTGAGCTATCAAATCGGTGCTTAAAGCGTTTGAATTAGTGTCGGGTCTTTGCATTAATTATCATAAGAGCAATTTGATTGGTATTAATTCTAATAGAAATTTTTCGGAAGTCGTTTCGTATGTTCTTTCATGTAGGGTGGAGGCAAGATATTTAATCTTTCTTGGGATTCCCATTGGTGGAAATCCGAGGAAGCTCTCATTTTGGGTTCCTCTCTTGAATAAAATGAAGAATCGCTTATCCGGATGGAATAATCATTTTCTTAATCTTGGAGGTAGGATTACTCTTTTGAAATCGATTTTTTGCTCGCTTTCTATATTTACTATGTCTTTCTACAAAATGCCGCCAAAGGTGGTCAAAGAGTTCACGAGTATTTAATGGAATTTTTGTGGGGTGGTTTGAAGGATAAGAAAaagattcattgggtgagttggaagaaGGTGTGTCTTTCTTTTGAGAAGGGAGGTTtaggtattaaaaatattttggattttaaTCTTGCTCTTCTTAACAAATGGAGATGGAGGATTTTGCAAGGCAATgataatctttggtttgatttgtTGAGAGCTCGTTATGGTGACATCTCCACGAAGGTGTTTGTGGTGGCTTCAAGGAGAAATTTCGTCATTCTCAATCCATTTGGTGGGAGGACATTATCAAAATAGGAGCTTATTccatgaaagatcctaaagtggCTTCTTGTAAGTACAAAGTAGGTAATGGTTTTTATATTCCGTTTTGGGAAGCTAAGTGGTTGGAAGATATCATCTTAAGAGGAGTTTCCAGAACTTTATTCTTTGCCTTGTTTTAAAAACATGTCGATGGGCGGAATGGGGGGTTGGACTAATGATGTTTGGTGTTGGGGTGATTTTGGTATTAAAGATATTATTTTGACTACGGAACTTTGTTCTTCTCTTTCCTCCCTTCGTTTAATTTTAGCGAATGTTAAGATTGGTTTGTCCAAACATGATAAGGTTGGTTGGTCCGCGGATCCGGATGGGGAATTTTTGGTAGCTTCTTGTTATCAATTCTATGCAAGTTTTCGTATTCCTTTTTATCCTCCAAAAAGGTATGATGCGGTGTTGGGAAAGATTTGGAAGATGGATGTGCCTTATATAATCTaggcttttggttggagacttCTTGTGAATAGACTACCAACGAAAGATCTTTTGAGATCGAGAGGTATTGCTTTTCCTTTAAACTCCTTAAAGTGTGCCTTTTGTGATTTTAATTTGGAGAGTAGGAATCATTCATTTTTTACTTGTAAAGCGGTGAAGATTATTTGGAATGAGATTCCTTTTTGGATTGGTAAACCGGTTGATTTAGAGGAGGAGTGTTTCGCGAATTTTATGGAATGATTTTCGTATTGTAAGAGTAAGAAGGTTACAGAGGGCAAATGTGTAGCTATTTGGTTGACAATTTCTTGGTCTATTTGGTTAATCCGGAATGGGATTTGTTTCCGAAATGACAGTTGGAATGTTTATAATACGGTTTGGAAGGTAAAGATCTTAGTTTGGAAATGGTCGCTTTTGGGAGAAATTACCAATTCCAATTATAGTTTATACG
This genomic window contains:
- the LOC131623084 gene encoding uncharacterized protein LOC131623084 encodes the protein MGFGLVLRRWMDILIFQSKMSVLVNGSPTKEFVVEKSLRQGDPLSPILFVFVAEALAGLVRKSLEIGDYCGFAVKGRVEARYLIFLGIPIGGNPRKLSFWVPLLNKMKNRLSGWNNHFLNLGGGQRVHEYLMEFLWGGLKDKKKIHWVSWKKVCLSFEKGGLGIKNILDFNLALLNKWRWRILQGNDNLWFDLLRARYGDISTKVFVVASRRNFVILNPFGGRTLSK